The following proteins come from a genomic window of Brevibacillus antibioticus:
- a CDS encoding MDR family MFS transporter, which produces MSFSQLHPNIRIRIVTSFLTRLVGNMIFPFMAIYFSAKLGPAITGVLLVLAVCAQILMGFYGGYLADRWGRKKGMVYGQWIQCFALFIMMAANSPWLDSAWLTFAMMLVQNASNGMINPAAEAMLIDVSTKENRTYMYSINYWSNNLSIALGSVVGGLLFATHRFELLLVLTVISFLTLVIIAFSIKESYQPKPMTHAGSRTGILRDMAASYKLVMTDRRFILFSLSGMLIFTPEFQTPNYIAVRLAQEFAPRSFGMFDWFTVELTGIKIFSLIQLENTLLVVLFSLAVTKLIKHLKEAPALYISGLMYIAGYSLIMYSNSLIVILAAVLISTMGELIHAPIRQTYLAQIVKDDLRSSYMAVNGLVVPSARIMGAVGITLGAVLPPYLMALLIFSLGILGVILTRSIVLQMDSKERLLPHAKEAAR; this is translated from the coding sequence ATGAGCTTTTCACAACTCCATCCCAACATCCGCATACGAATCGTGACTTCCTTTCTAACACGTCTGGTAGGAAATATGATCTTTCCTTTTATGGCCATTTACTTTTCTGCCAAGCTCGGTCCCGCTATAACAGGAGTCCTGTTAGTTCTGGCCGTATGTGCGCAAATCTTGATGGGCTTCTATGGCGGCTACCTGGCTGATCGGTGGGGCAGAAAAAAAGGGATGGTATACGGACAATGGATTCAGTGCTTCGCTCTCTTCATCATGATGGCGGCGAACTCCCCGTGGCTCGATTCTGCTTGGCTCACGTTTGCCATGATGCTCGTCCAGAATGCGAGTAACGGAATGATTAACCCCGCCGCAGAAGCGATGCTCATCGATGTCAGTACGAAAGAAAACCGAACGTATATGTACAGCATTAACTATTGGTCCAACAACTTATCGATTGCGCTAGGTTCCGTGGTGGGAGGACTCTTGTTTGCTACCCATCGCTTTGAACTGCTCCTCGTGCTAACCGTTATCAGCTTTCTCACACTTGTGATTATCGCCTTTTCTATCAAGGAATCGTACCAACCCAAGCCAATGACTCATGCCGGATCGAGGACAGGTATCTTACGAGATATGGCCGCAAGCTACAAGCTGGTAATGACCGACCGTCGTTTCATCCTCTTTTCACTAAGCGGCATGCTTATCTTTACACCGGAATTTCAAACACCTAACTACATCGCTGTCAGACTTGCTCAGGAGTTTGCACCCCGGAGCTTTGGCATGTTTGACTGGTTTACTGTTGAGTTGACTGGCATCAAAATATTCAGCCTGATCCAGCTCGAAAATACGCTGCTTGTGGTATTGTTCTCTCTTGCCGTCACCAAGCTCATCAAACACTTAAAAGAAGCTCCTGCCTTGTATATAAGCGGGCTGATGTATATTGCCGGGTACTCACTGATTATGTACAGCAACTCCCTTATCGTTATCCTAGCCGCGGTGCTGATAAGCACGATGGGCGAGCTGATTCACGCTCCCATTCGCCAGACCTATCTGGCGCAAATTGTAAAAGATGATTTGCGTAGCTCCTATATGGCTGTGAACGGACTCGTTGTGCCCAGTGCGCGGATCATGGGGGCAGTCGGTATCACTTTGGGAGCAGTCCTCCCGCCCTATCTAATGGCACTCCTCATCTTTTCGCTGGGGATCTTAGGCGTTATCCTCACCCGCTCGATCGTGTTGCAAATGGATTCCAAAGAACGTTTACTTCCTCACGCAAAAGAAGCTGCCCGATGA
- a CDS encoding GDYXXLXY domain-containing protein — protein MQQNGVRTGYFLSISLLLSSILYFFASNWPLMVREQKIGVSVAILVLFYLLSYGLRFIKRHSFLSNWLLVAGGLAFGTSVALLGQIYNSHADSYMLFVVWLIPNLLFALFTRYQPFYVISYVLAHLAIYFCLHPTVVHVGREDEWWFMIFWLIALGNMVLFWLTSTGKWHSKPIYYLSFLTFSLSLFVSSFTEVYGPLPELLYVLTGGILFVTFLKWVPSRGLLIVTASLLALFVLANFISYMVQYFSESFFVFMLLLTVLIVWGAVAGINWLRKESAHQKSKWVVFFQEAFTVLVTTIAASIGATSIAGLLFLIIQDEVVIDLLFFLSLIGFIGPVVFMSRMNTTVRYTLLTMGYIFGISSVLFLEGAYWIVFLLVLLYVWKAVSAIPARLLTQLTFLVVLATKLDEYLPSFEYVLVIIFVTQMAMHYVKQLPVVLQNSSLVYALLSLLILTEKSFQSGSMNVVVNLAFFAVSTYLLYRTLHQQNRVRFGIVLGFWFAFLLMKYYDMLWSLLHKSLSLLLLSLVFFIATLWWDRRAKIEWPKSEPSLFMRKALVLLPVILLQFALIGYQVWSSETILVNGKTVKLELAPIDPRSLLQGDYVRLNYTISTLDREEIDSGDKIRVVLRQQANGLYSYSGFYEIDGRWNRTYEPQPSDVMINGNTIGGSRVEYGIESYFVPEGTGLEVERSAKYAIVKIGERGDAILESLSNQ, from the coding sequence ATGCAACAAAACGGGGTTCGAACGGGCTACTTTTTGTCCATTTCGCTTCTGTTATCATCTATCCTATACTTTTTTGCTTCGAACTGGCCGCTTATGGTCAGGGAACAAAAGATCGGCGTCAGTGTGGCAATCCTCGTCCTTTTTTATTTATTATCCTATGGACTGCGTTTTATCAAACGACATTCGTTTTTGAGCAATTGGCTTCTGGTGGCTGGTGGCTTGGCTTTTGGCACCAGTGTGGCATTGTTGGGGCAAATATACAATTCACATGCCGACAGCTATATGCTTTTCGTCGTATGGCTCATACCGAATTTGCTGTTCGCGCTTTTCACGCGCTATCAGCCATTCTATGTTATCAGCTATGTCCTTGCTCATTTGGCGATTTACTTCTGTCTCCATCCAACCGTCGTTCATGTAGGGCGTGAAGACGAGTGGTGGTTCATGATTTTTTGGTTGATTGCGTTGGGGAATATGGTCCTTTTCTGGTTAACCTCTACGGGGAAATGGCATTCCAAGCCGATTTACTACCTATCGTTTCTGACGTTTTCCCTCAGTCTTTTCGTTTCATCCTTCACCGAGGTGTATGGTCCGCTCCCTGAGCTTTTATATGTCCTGACAGGCGGGATTCTGTTTGTCACGTTTTTAAAATGGGTGCCGAGTCGCGGGCTTCTAATTGTGACGGCATCGCTGCTCGCGCTGTTTGTGCTCGCTAATTTCATATCCTACATGGTGCAATATTTCTCGGAAAGCTTCTTTGTTTTCATGCTGCTGCTGACTGTACTCATTGTTTGGGGAGCAGTTGCAGGGATTAATTGGCTACGCAAGGAATCAGCGCATCAAAAAAGCAAATGGGTTGTGTTCTTTCAAGAGGCATTCACGGTTCTCGTCACAACCATTGCCGCATCCATTGGAGCCACTTCGATAGCAGGTCTGCTTTTTCTGATCATTCAAGACGAAGTGGTTATTGATTTACTGTTTTTCCTTTCATTAATTGGCTTTATTGGCCCAGTGGTGTTTATGAGCAGGATGAATACAACGGTACGATATACGCTGCTTACAATGGGCTATATATTTGGTATCAGTTCTGTTCTCTTTTTAGAAGGAGCTTATTGGATCGTTTTCCTGTTGGTACTGTTATACGTGTGGAAAGCTGTCTCTGCCATTCCGGCGCGGCTTTTGACACAGTTGACCTTTTTAGTCGTACTTGCTACGAAGCTGGATGAGTACCTGCCTTCCTTTGAATATGTGCTCGTAATCATCTTTGTTACGCAGATGGCGATGCATTACGTAAAGCAATTGCCAGTCGTTTTGCAAAACAGCTCGTTGGTGTACGCCTTACTTTCGCTTTTGATCCTGACGGAGAAAAGCTTTCAATCGGGCTCCATGAATGTGGTCGTGAATCTGGCTTTTTTCGCAGTCAGCACGTATTTGTTGTACCGGACATTGCATCAGCAAAATCGGGTGAGATTCGGAATCGTGCTCGGTTTCTGGTTTGCCTTTCTCCTCATGAAGTACTACGACATGCTATGGAGCTTGCTGCATAAGTCACTGAGCCTGCTTTTGCTCAGCCTGGTGTTTTTTATTGCTACCTTGTGGTGGGATCGAAGGGCGAAAATCGAGTGGCCAAAAAGCGAACCGTCCCTTTTTATGAGAAAAGCGCTTGTGTTGCTTCCTGTCATTTTGCTGCAATTTGCTTTGATTGGCTATCAAGTATGGAGTAGTGAGACGATCTTGGTCAACGGAAAAACGGTGAAGCTGGAGCTGGCCCCAATCGATCCGCGTTCGTTGCTGCAAGGTGATTATGTAAGGCTCAACTACACCATCTCCACATTGGACCGAGAAGAGATTGACTCAGGGGATAAGATTCGTGTGGTACTCCGTCAACAAGCAAATGGCTTGTACAGCTACAGTGGCTTTTATGAGATCGATGGTCGATGGAATCGTACCTACGAGCCGCAGCCATCGGATGTAATGATTAATGGAAACACAATCGGTGGCAGTCGAGTGGAATACGGCATTGAAAGCTATTTTGTCCCAGAAGGAACCGGACTTGAAGTGGAGCGGAGTGCCAAATACGCAATCGTAAAAATTGGCGAGAGAGGCGATGCCATCCTGGAGAGCCTGTCGAACCAGTAG
- a CDS encoding RNA-binding S4 domain-containing protein: protein MRLDKYLKVSRLIKRRTLAKEVCDKQRVEINDRPAKASSNVKIGDKLAIRFGQKIVSVKVEDIKENPRKEEAASLYTVIGEVPVPRDEKEEDAYIKG from the coding sequence ATGAGACTCGATAAATATTTGAAAGTGTCTCGACTGATCAAGCGACGCACGCTCGCCAAAGAAGTGTGCGACAAACAGCGGGTGGAAATCAACGATCGCCCTGCAAAGGCATCCAGTAACGTGAAAATCGGCGACAAGCTGGCGATCCGTTTCGGACAAAAAATCGTGTCGGTAAAAGTAGAGGACATCAAGGAAAACCCACGCAAAGAAGAAGCGGCTTCGCTGTATACCGTCATTGGTGAAGTTCCCGTTCCACGTGATGAAAAAGAAGAAGACGCCTACATCAAAGGGTAA
- the mazG gene encoding nucleoside triphosphate pyrophosphohydrolase: MKNKTISVVGLGAGDLDQLPYGIYRTLKAAKQLYLRTKEHPVVAELIAEGIAIESFDDVYEQHDTFSDVYTDIVERLFSRVNEAGSLVYAVPGHPLVAERTVQLLLAEGPNRGVEIEIGGGQSFIDPLFARLHIDPIEGFSLLDGTALAAHQISPGLHTIIAQVYDAFVASDVKLTLMEVLPDDYEVTVATAVGVAGQEIIETVPLYELDRLDHFGNLSLVYVPPTKDEKVSYRQFSYLKEIVAILRSPDGCPWDREQTHQSIRKNLIEETYEVLETIDDDDPDAMCEELGDLLMQIMLHSQMAAEDGYFSVDDVVATLNEKLVRRHPHVFGEKSANDSEEALANWQEIKAQEKAAKGIDVTVQSQLAGVPRDLPALMYAYKLQKKAAQVGFDWDDIADVYKKVEEEYHELQEAPEEERAGELGDLLFAVVNLARFLGLDPEEALALTNNKFKKRFSYIEGKLQEAGRTFEQTDLQEMDKWWEEAKHETR; the protein is encoded by the coding sequence ATGAAGAATAAGACCATTAGCGTAGTCGGGCTTGGTGCCGGAGATTTGGACCAGCTCCCTTATGGCATCTATCGTACGCTCAAAGCTGCCAAACAGCTGTATTTGCGCACGAAAGAGCATCCGGTCGTAGCTGAGTTGATCGCAGAAGGCATTGCGATTGAGTCCTTTGACGATGTGTATGAGCAGCACGATACGTTTTCTGATGTGTACACCGATATTGTGGAGCGGCTTTTTTCACGGGTAAACGAAGCAGGCAGCCTGGTCTACGCCGTGCCAGGTCATCCTTTGGTAGCGGAACGTACCGTGCAGCTGTTGTTGGCAGAGGGACCAAACCGTGGCGTAGAAATCGAAATTGGCGGTGGACAGAGCTTTATCGATCCTTTGTTTGCCCGCCTACATATCGACCCGATCGAGGGATTCTCTCTGCTGGATGGGACTGCACTTGCTGCTCATCAAATATCACCGGGTCTGCATACGATTATCGCGCAAGTGTACGATGCGTTTGTGGCCTCTGATGTGAAGCTGACCTTGATGGAAGTACTCCCGGACGATTACGAGGTGACGGTAGCGACAGCCGTAGGGGTAGCGGGGCAAGAAATCATTGAGACAGTGCCGTTGTATGAACTGGACAGACTCGATCATTTCGGGAATTTGTCCCTGGTGTATGTACCACCGACGAAGGACGAGAAGGTATCGTACCGCCAATTCTCCTACTTGAAGGAGATCGTGGCGATCCTGCGCAGTCCGGATGGATGCCCATGGGATCGGGAGCAAACACATCAAAGCATCCGCAAAAACTTGATTGAAGAGACGTACGAGGTTTTGGAGACGATTGACGACGATGATCCAGATGCGATGTGTGAGGAGCTGGGTGATTTGTTGATGCAAATCATGCTGCATTCGCAGATGGCAGCCGAAGACGGATATTTTTCGGTAGATGATGTTGTCGCGACGTTGAATGAAAAGCTGGTTCGCCGCCACCCGCACGTATTCGGGGAAAAGAGCGCGAATGATTCCGAGGAAGCGCTGGCGAATTGGCAGGAGATCAAAGCACAGGAAAAAGCAGCAAAAGGCATTGATGTAACGGTTCAATCACAATTGGCAGGAGTACCGCGTGACTTGCCAGCGCTGATGTATGCGTACAAGTTGCAGAAGAAAGCAGCCCAAGTCGGCTTTGACTGGGACGATATTGCAGACGTGTACAAAAAGGTAGAAGAGGAATATCACGAGCTGCAAGAAGCACCAGAGGAAGAACGCGCTGGCGAGTTGGGTGATTTGCTATTTGCGGTAGTCAATCTGGCGCGCTTCCTCGGGCTCGATCCGGAGGAAGCCCTCGCATTGACCAACAACAAGTTCAAGAAGCGCTTTTCCTATATTGAAGGCAAGCTGCAAGAGGCGGGCCGTACCTTTGAGCAGACGGACCTGCAAGAGATGGATAAATGGTGGGAGGAAGCCAAACATGAGACTCGATAA
- a CDS encoding putative polysaccharide biosynthesis protein, giving the protein MAQEKASVQFVKGAAILGIAGLVSKLLGAVYRIPYQNIAGDIGLYVYMQVYPLYTALLILATAGFPIAISKIVSERVAVGDAIGASRAFRVASISLVVLGIFFFLLLYGGAPMIAHMMGDEHLITPLRAVAWSLPLVPMVAILRGYFQGHQNMMPTGVSQVAEQFIRVIFILVAAVWAMNMYQDPYMAGTGAVFAAFPGAIAAILVLLWYWRKDKQMGLTTINQVQQSTANSWTNRQILRHLLTYAVPICMGALVLPLVPLVDSMTVVNMLQWSGTPEDLAKLLKGAFDRGQPLIQFGTFFATSLSLALVPAISEAVAQRQHQLISHRSEVAIRLTFLLGLPASFGLALLAEPINVMLYGDSNGTEALAVQSFTIIFATVSIASAGILQGLGRVMRPARNLFIGVLVKLILNLALVPFWGISGAAVSTVLAYLVAMGLNVLAVSKYTGAHIGFRHTVKKPFISVVAMSIVVLLVEWLANMVLGSAGLSNRLFYTLVGLIAVGSGALVYLLALLKTGGLTRNDIQFLPKGKRIASLLTKYKLLPAERAK; this is encoded by the coding sequence ATGGCTCAAGAAAAAGCTTCCGTTCAATTTGTGAAAGGCGCGGCGATACTTGGAATTGCCGGTCTTGTCTCCAAGCTTTTAGGCGCTGTATACCGCATTCCATACCAAAACATTGCCGGAGATATCGGCTTGTACGTATATATGCAAGTATACCCGCTGTACACCGCGTTGTTGATTCTAGCGACGGCGGGTTTCCCTATTGCCATCTCCAAGATCGTCTCAGAGCGCGTCGCTGTCGGGGATGCGATCGGGGCGAGCAGGGCGTTTCGAGTAGCCAGTATATCGCTGGTCGTTCTCGGGATCTTTTTCTTCTTACTGTTATATGGAGGGGCACCTATGATTGCCCATATGATGGGTGATGAGCATTTGATTACCCCGCTCCGAGCGGTAGCTTGGTCACTGCCATTGGTGCCGATGGTTGCGATCTTGCGCGGCTATTTTCAGGGGCATCAAAATATGATGCCGACTGGCGTCTCTCAGGTCGCTGAACAGTTCATTCGCGTGATTTTTATCCTAGTCGCTGCAGTCTGGGCGATGAACATGTATCAGGACCCGTACATGGCTGGTACAGGTGCCGTTTTTGCTGCTTTTCCAGGTGCCATTGCTGCTATTCTCGTCTTGCTTTGGTATTGGAGAAAAGACAAGCAGATGGGGCTAACAACCATCAATCAAGTGCAGCAATCAACCGCGAATTCGTGGACCAATCGCCAGATATTGCGTCATCTCTTGACCTATGCCGTTCCGATTTGTATGGGCGCACTGGTTCTCCCGCTTGTTCCGCTTGTAGACTCGATGACCGTCGTCAATATGCTGCAATGGAGCGGGACCCCGGAGGACCTGGCCAAGCTCTTGAAGGGTGCATTTGACCGTGGTCAGCCACTCATTCAGTTTGGTACGTTTTTCGCCACGTCCTTGTCGCTGGCATTAGTGCCTGCGATCAGTGAAGCTGTTGCCCAGCGTCAGCATCAATTGATCTCTCATCGTTCCGAAGTCGCGATTCGACTGACCTTCCTATTAGGATTGCCTGCCTCATTTGGACTTGCTCTGTTGGCGGAGCCGATCAACGTCATGCTCTACGGAGACAGCAACGGTACCGAGGCCCTCGCTGTACAGTCCTTCACGATTATTTTTGCCACAGTGAGTATTGCTAGCGCGGGGATTTTGCAAGGCTTGGGGCGCGTAATGCGACCTGCCCGCAACCTGTTTATTGGTGTACTGGTGAAGCTCATCCTCAATCTGGCGCTCGTTCCGTTCTGGGGTATTTCTGGTGCAGCAGTGTCCACTGTTTTAGCTTATTTGGTCGCTATGGGACTGAACGTTCTTGCGGTAAGCAAATACACGGGCGCACACATCGGATTCCGCCATACGGTGAAAAAGCCATTCATCTCCGTCGTGGCGATGTCGATTGTCGTGTTGCTGGTCGAGTGGCTCGCTAATATGGTGCTCGGCAGTGCCGGACTTTCAAATCGCTTGTTCTATACGTTGGTAGGTTTGATTGCTGTCGGTTCAGGAGCATTGGTCTATTTGCTGGCGCTTTTGAAAACAGGTGGGCTCACAAGAAACGATATTCAATTTTTGCCAAAAGGAAAGCGAATTGCTTCGCTGTTAACGAAATACAAGCTCCTCCCAGCGGAGAGGGCGAAATGA
- the spoVT gene encoding stage V sporulation protein T has translation MKATGIVRRIDDLGRVVIPKEIRRTLRIREGDPLEIFVDRDGEVILKKYSPIGELGDFAKEYADSLYESMNHTVLISDRDTVIAVAGASKKEYLEKPIGNIVEKCLEERKTRLEKNTGSYEICRDLNETMGSFVIAPIVAGGDPIGSVILLNKNESTKMSDLEIKMSETAAGFLAKQMEQ, from the coding sequence ATGAAAGCAACTGGTATCGTTCGTCGAATTGACGACCTCGGTCGGGTCGTGATTCCTAAGGAGATTCGTCGTACACTGCGCATTCGTGAGGGCGACCCGCTTGAGATTTTTGTGGATCGTGACGGAGAAGTCATTCTCAAAAAGTATTCACCGATTGGAGAGTTGGGTGATTTTGCAAAAGAGTACGCCGACTCTTTGTATGAAAGCATGAATCATACCGTACTGATTTCAGACAGGGATACTGTTATTGCTGTGGCAGGTGCCTCCAAAAAGGAATACTTGGAGAAACCAATTGGTAATATTGTGGAGAAATGCTTGGAGGAAAGAAAGACCCGACTGGAGAAAAACACAGGCTCTTATGAAATTTGTCGTGATTTGAACGAGACGATGGGCTCGTTCGTCATCGCACCGATTGTTGCAGGAGGAGATCCAATCGGGTCCGTGATCCTCCTCAACAAAAACGAGTCAACCAAGATGAGTGATTTGGAGATCAAAATGTCGGAAACAGCGGCCGGTTTCCTGGCAAAGCAGATGGAGCAATAG
- a CDS encoding peptidylprolyl isomerase, which yields MKRSVAILSSAVLVVALMTGCGGKAEEAKQDSKTPANQTDGSNQAANDPLVKFPKLTLPYAVDQKTTIVEYQGGTVTGNEFEEFLRVINFMNPQQGTMIEMANSNSLKAFAREYTATKVLASRSDDAMKKESKELAEKTFEKIKTQYMDFLGKDEAQFNKLMEGQGVTKDMIVNQMDLINQSISVMKKNIDDATLKQAYDQMDKTSRTVASVRHILISTEKRTPEEALKISNDLEARLKKGEDFAKLATEFTDDPGSKQSGGLYENADVTQWVPEFKEASLTQKVGEVGPPVKTDFGYHIIKVENRKEKTFDEMKEQLRASSLEKAYDAFAKNELDKLITKFNIPQSKNDAPAKK from the coding sequence ATGAAACGTTCTGTAGCGATTCTATCTTCGGCTGTTCTGGTCGTGGCACTCATGACTGGTTGCGGCGGAAAAGCAGAAGAAGCGAAACAAGATTCAAAAACTCCAGCGAATCAGACAGATGGCAGCAATCAAGCTGCTAACGATCCTTTGGTAAAATTCCCTAAACTCACTCTGCCTTACGCAGTAGACCAGAAAACGACCATTGTGGAGTATCAAGGAGGAACTGTAACAGGAAATGAGTTTGAAGAGTTCCTGCGTGTCATTAACTTCATGAACCCACAACAAGGTACCATGATTGAAATGGCTAATAGCAACTCACTGAAGGCTTTTGCTCGTGAGTATACAGCTACCAAGGTTTTGGCTAGCCGTTCCGACGATGCTATGAAAAAAGAGTCCAAAGAACTCGCTGAGAAAACTTTCGAGAAAATCAAAACGCAGTACATGGACTTTTTGGGCAAAGATGAAGCTCAGTTCAACAAGCTCATGGAAGGCCAAGGCGTAACCAAGGATATGATCGTCAATCAGATGGACCTGATCAACCAATCCATCAGTGTGATGAAAAAGAATATCGACGATGCTACGCTGAAGCAAGCCTATGATCAAATGGACAAAACTTCCCGTACCGTTGCTTCTGTTCGCCACATCCTGATCTCTACCGAAAAGCGCACACCAGAAGAGGCGTTGAAAATCTCCAACGACTTGGAAGCGCGCCTGAAAAAAGGTGAAGACTTCGCGAAGCTGGCAACAGAGTTCACAGATGACCCAGGCAGCAAGCAGTCTGGCGGCTTGTACGAAAATGCGGATGTAACGCAATGGGTACCAGAATTTAAAGAAGCATCCCTGACGCAAAAAGTCGGTGAAGTTGGCCCGCCAGTAAAAACTGATTTTGGTTACCATATTATTAAGGTCGAGAATCGCAAAGAAAAGACCTTTGACGAGATGAAAGAACAGCTCCGCGCGAGTTCTTTGGAGAAAGCGTACGATGCTTTCGCCAAGAACGAGCTGGACAAGCTCATTACAAAATTCAACATCCCGCAGTCCAAAAATGACGCTCCGGCGAAGAAATAA